From a single Macrobrachium rosenbergii isolate ZJJX-2024 chromosome 7, ASM4041242v1, whole genome shotgun sequence genomic region:
- the LOC136840463 gene encoding piggyBac transposable element-derived protein 4-like, whose translation MTYVGTVRANKKEVPGEMKDVSSREEGSSAFLFTDNMIQVSYVATSSKKKKNVLLLSSMHTLPSLGNSGKPEVIEFYNSTKGGVDALDQMCAIYSYGRSTQRWPMCIFYGMINIGGINVWVIYSENTTASLNRRKFMQAVAKAFIKPWAQQRLSAPTLPISLRNIMNTVCEITQDCSQKVVTAESRFTPSYCKKCPAKKRRKTRFHCTKCDLAVCLSHCYPLSPDCESQ comes from the coding sequence ATGACTTATGTTGGGACGGTCAGGGCAAATAAGAAAGAAGTGCCTGGTGAAATGAAAGATGTTTCTTCCCGTGAAGAGGGGTCAAGTGCATTCCTATTCACAGACAACATGATTCAGGTCTCTTACGTGGCTACatcatcaaaaaaaaagaagaatgtgttGCTGCTATCATCCATGCACACATTACCATCACTAGGGAACTCAGGGAAACCAGAGgttattgaattttataattcAACAAAAGGTGGCGTTGACGCCCTGGACCAGATGTGTGCCATATATTCATATGGGAGAAGTACACAGCGATGGCCAATGTGCATATTTTATGGTATGATAAACATAGGTGGCATCAACGTTTGGGTCATTTACTCTGAGAACACAACTGCCTCTCTCAACAGAAGAAAATTCATGCAAGCAGTTGCAAAAGCATTCATAAAACCCTGGGCACAACAAAGGCTAAGCGCTCCCACTCTACCAATCTCCCTAAGGAACATCATGAATACTGTCTGCGAAATAACTCAGGATTGTAGTCAAAAGGTGGTAACTGCAGAAAGCCGCTTTACGCCATCCTATTGTAAGAAGTGCCCAGCAAAGAAACGCCGCAAGACACGCTTCCACTGCACCAAGTGTGACCTCGCTGTGTGTCTCAGCCACTGCTATCCCCTGTCTCCTGATTGTGAGTCACAGTAG